CATAAGCTTTtggtgcatatggaacatttctgggatattttatttaagCTTATGAAACATAGGGCCAACACTTTacacgttgcgtttatatttttgttcagtatactttcaTAGTTGCCAACGTAATACAAATCACGAGTAATCCAATGATTGATGAAATGTCAAGGGGATACTGTGATGCTACAATATTACAGACCGAAGCGAAATATTAAGCTTGCTACATTGTGACATCTGTGGTTTGCTACATCACAGAGGTGTAATATCAAACGGCACGTGCACTCATCTCAAGCACGACTGCAAAGCCTATAACCGTATGACTGGGTTTGGATGACGACTTTCTGTATTGGAAATCGTTGGTTTTGTCCACAGACCAACAGCTACGAACTGAGTCTGTCCCTCAAAGCCGCTCCAAACGCAGCTGGCTTTTGCCGTAACGTTAAAAGCTTGCAAGCTTCCCATAATGCAATGCTAACTGGGGTCTATTCATTTCGGAAaccgtttaagaaccaaacggaCGCAAACAGAGCAAAattagagtttctattggacacattcaggtaggtccctccccgtttcgtttGCTTCCATTTTAAGAAAAGTTTTGCAACTGAATCGGCGAAATGAACaagccactttttttttttttttttaaagcggaGTAGCTAGCCAGAGAGCCgaaaaacaacaacagcagcgTGAACGAGGCTAAACAAcgggctggctagctagctacatgaatAGCGACAACAGCGACCAGGATTTGTCAAACGCAATGCCATTAGTTATCTTAATTATTTGTCTTCTAGTCGGATAATGTGAGTAATGTCATTTTAAGCTTGGACAAAACATATTTGCTGTTGCATATCGCTTTGCATTGACATTACGAACCTTACTCGAGAGTAAGCAACCTAGCAATCGACGTCTCTATGTTTGAATATCTTCCGGCGGCAGCAGCGGTGTCATGAACAGTGGACTCCCAGCTTCAGCTGCTCCGCTCGGGGGTGTCGGAATACCCTGCGTCAAGGTGAAGTTCTGCCGATACTACGCAAAGGATAAGACTTGCTTTTATGGGGACGAGTGTCAGTTTTTGCATGAGGAGCCGTCCATGGCAAGCATGTCCCTTCACAGTGGAGCAAGCCCTGTCCCTTTATCCATGTCTGGAGGATCCGTGACGTATCCGCTTAGTGCACCCCCGGCCTGCCCGGTTGGGGTACCGAACGTCCCCAAAAAGGGCGACTCTCTGGGGCCTGCAGGCACGGCTCTGGAGGGACAGATGTTAACCAGTGAGTATACTTCGTCTGTTTGTACCCGTCCTATACGACAGGGCCTAGTACAGCCTCATCGGTGGTTGTTGCTTTTTGGGCGTGTGAGGGGCTTTGTTAACATTGAGCCCGGGGATTCTTTGAGGCCTCTTTCCCCCCCCAAAACAGCGTGGGTTAAACATGTTTTTGAAGCATAACTAATTAAAGTGTCTGAGCGCTAAGCTTTTCGTCCAGAGTTTGAGCTCCTTCAATAAATGCATTTAGTTAACAATTTGAGTGTTTTTGTATTTGACAGCTACAAGAGATCAGTGGGCAAATTCAGACAATCATTGGctaatgtaacgttagctagctaacgttagatggcTATGGTTAGAAAAGTTATTCTGGCGGAAAAAATAAAGTTAACGGCAAATTAACGTTTGCGCTCTTCTTGCATTAGGTAACTACTATAGTTAGTAATGCGTGTATCGTTTTGGAAGCGAGGCATTTTATGATGCTTGTCTTCATGCTTAAGGTGACTAGCTAGCTTGCATGCTAACCAAACATCTGCTGCAGTGAAGTCAATTTACTTAGTTACTAACTAGTTAGCATCATCACTTGCAAAATAATTCAACCACCACAGCTGTATTTTATTTAACTCTGCACAATGCCACGTGTTCCGTTGCAAGGTGGATATTATAATTTGTGCACACAAGTTGGGAAACTGGATAAAGTTGAAGTGTTTACATCTTCTCAAGAAGCGTGCTGATTGGCTACTCATCTGTAATTGTCCTGTAAATGAAGACAATCTATGGCCTCATGACTACAACATTAGTTCATAGACACGTATGTGTATTACATGCATTTTGCATCACACAACCATTCAATTAACGAGAACCCTGCCATTCTTTATAAGGGTGATATGTTAGTCTGTATGACATATATTGACTGACTCATAATGTTTTTCAAACATAGAATATGACGTTTACCAGGACCACCCAGACCCTGTGTAGTAGAAGCAGGCGGCTGATTCTGAACCCATTGTCTCTGTCCTCTACAGTCCCTGGGATGGAGAGCGGGTCCCTGAGCGACGCCAATCTGACCAACTCCTACTTCAGCAGCAGCTTCATCGGGGTCAACGGCTTCGGGAGCCCGGCAGAGTCTAAATACTCTATCATGCAGGTACGACCAGCCTCAGAATCCAACTAAACAGTACTGACCCGACAGATGcctacttttgtttcaaagtgaCTTTGAAATTCTTGTTAGttttatgtatgtgtatatatgatTTGTCATTTTACTCAAGTGTTCAGGTACCATCTTTAGATCTGTAGTAGGGTCAAATACTGAATAATAGTGCTACTTGGCTGATGTGGTAGAGGTGAACTTATTCTTGTATGTTTATCAGAAAGTCTGGTTCAGTACTGGTCTAAAGACAGTGATCTGTGCTAtcagggatccttgggacgtccctagcctattgaagttgacatttttaAAATGGTTTAGGGTAGGAACGTCCTAGTAGGGTTTGGCCAATTTCATGATTAAATCGAATATCGTGATATTTGACATTGACAATATATTGTGATGTGCAAGATTATACTCTATTTGAACTTTAACATCAACTGTGCggggttcccgagtggcgcagcagtctaaggcactgcatcacagtgctagaggcgtcactatagaccctggttcgatcctgggctgtatcacaactggccgtaaTCGGGAGGCTCATAGGGCAgcgcacgattggcccagcgtcgtccgggtttagggagggtttggccggggtaggccgtcattgtaaatacgaatttgttcttaactgacttgcctaactgattttatttaactagacttTATCAAtatgttgaaaatgaaataactAAGCCTTATTTATTTTCCTGCCAAACAATGATTATTTAATGAGTATAAAATTGTGAATTAGCACAAATTGCACAGGCTGGCATTATTTAGTCATTAACGGCACAAAACGATTATATCGTGTTATTTGGAGTAGATGTCTCCCCAACACTAGTCCCAAGTATCTGACCTAAAGAAAATCGGATAATTATGTAGTGCTAGGTGTTTATTTATTTCAATCAAGCAATTATGCAGGTTTTAGCAGAATCACATTAGTggaaaccaagactgttctcaGGGCAGGCCTGGTTGTATCtacgctgaacaaaaataaaGACGCAACAGTGttgttttcatgagctgaaataaaatatcccggaaatgttccataagtgcaaaaagcttatttcgctcaaTTTTGTGCACATTTTTGTAtatgtccctgttagtgagcatttctcctttgccaagataatccacccacctgacaggtgtgacatatcaagaagctgattaaacagcatgatcattacataggtgcaccttgtgctgggggcaataaaaggccactctaaaatgtgcagttttggcacactgcactgccacagatgtctcatgttttgaggaaGCTTGCAATTGgcacgctgactgcaggaatgcccgccagagaattgaatgttcatttcttttCAATAAGCCACCTtgaacgtcattttagagaatttggcctcacaaccgcagaccatgtgtaaccacactAGCCCGGggcctccacatctggctttttCAGCTGCGTGATGGTCTGCGACAAGCCACCTTGGACAGCTGATAAAGCTAGGTTTacacaaccaaataatttctgcacaaatttTCAAAAACCCTTTTCAGGGAAACTcctctgcatgctcgtcgtcctcaccagggtcttgacctgactgcagttccaGTGTCGTaacagacttcagtgggcaaatactcacctttgatggccactggcacactggagaagtgtcaTGAATGAATCCCAGTTTTAACGGTATCGGGAAGATTATACACAGTGTGTATGGGGtcatgtgggcgagtggtttgctgttgtgaacagagtgccgtGGTGGTGgcgttatggtatgggcaggcataagctacggacaacaaacacaattgcattttattgatggcaatttgaatgcacagagataacattacgagatcctgaagcccattgtgCCACCAGCTTATGTTTCAGCATAAGGCATAGCCCCATGtcgtaaggatctgtacacaattccaggaagttgaaaatgtcccagttcttccatggcctgcatactcaccagacatgtcaccagttgagcatgtttgggatgctctggatcgacgtgtgttccagttcctgccaatatccagcaacttcgcacagtcattgaataggagtgggacaacattccataggccataatccaacagcctgatcaactctatgcaaagatGTCGTGCTGCAtgtggcaaatggtggtcacaccagagtctgactggttttctgatccacgcccctacagatgcatatctgtattcccagtcatgtgaaatccatagattaggccctaaAGAATCTATtccaaatgactgatttcctcatgaaCTCAAACTCGGTCAAATCTTTGAAgttgttccatgttgtgtttatttttcaGTGTACATATTTTCGAGTGGTGTCGGGGACActttttgcattttagctaaccttaATTCTCCTACCCTGCTGAGGAAAGTCCCTTCTGATAGTCAAACCCGGCAGATCACTAATGGGATACAGCAGTATTGTATCTACAATTTGACCAGGTGCATACACCTATGCTGAAGTCAGACCACCAGCTAGTGATGCAGATCCAGTGGCTTCTAATGGGAATTATTTTTGCTACAGACTGGTTCCTTTTGGGAACATCAGGGCTGCGGTCTTTGCTAGAATATGGTAGCTAGGTAACTAAGAtacttaataaaaaatgtaagcatctgttttgttgttgtgtagAGAATCACCAACAGCAGCAGTTCTCCCAGTCTCCTTGACGACGGTGCCAAGAACTTCAGCCACAGCGCTCACGGTAAGAACCCAGTACCTAGAGGAAACTTCATGGAATagctcagtggttcccaactccggtcctcaagtacccccaacagtacaagcacatctgattcaacttgtcaactaattatCAGGCTCTCAATGAGTTGAAGCAGGTATGTTTGGGGTTCTCGAGGACTGCTGTTGGGATCCACTGGACTATAACAGATCTTTGAAACTAATAACTGTAGAATTATAATTGGTACAATTTCTAACTCTTTGATTGGAACACCCATGAAATCACTGACAGATCTATTCCATGGAACCCTGGCGGGTGGACCAGGTCAGAGTTGTGGGTCGATGGAAAACTCTCCGTGGACAACACAGTCTtcattccctctccctctatGTCCTCTTCCAGATCCAGGGAATTCCCCCATTTCTTCACTCTTCAGTGACTTTGGTGCTCTGAGCATATCACAAAGGAGAAAGGTGAGCACCGCTACCCAGGTTCCTGGTGTGGTCGTCAACCAAGGGGAAGAGTTTGAGCTTCAAATGTCTATTGAGTGTTTGAGCTCCTAAGGGGGAAAATGGTCAAACCTAAACCCATCCGTTGTGGTTCGTTTTGTGTGCGTTTCTCTAGATTACAACATCTGGTCActgtttgtttttgttgtaaACTGTGATGAAGCCAAATCCGCATATAAGGAAAATATACATAACATAAAACAAATAGAATATCTGATGAAGGCAAGAAGAACAATGAAATATAATCCTAGGGTTATgcatctctcgttctctccctctccagggtCCTAACCCTACAGCCAATGAGTTCATCCCTAAGGGGGTTCCCCGCATGGCCACTATGGTCCAGTCCAGTGGTCCGGCCTTCCCATCGCCCCTCTTCCCCCACCTCGGCCCCAGCAGCTCCACCGCCCTTGCACCTGGTGAGCCATCCACTACAAAAAAAGCCACTTAATTCTAACTTAGAACACTTCTAGTTTTTCTCCGTTTGCACTATATCATGGATATGCCAGGTTGTCAGGGTGAGTGAGTTTGCAGTGTAAAGGTTCTCTATTGATGTCGCCTTCCATTGTTCTCCTGGCTAGCCAAGTGAGTTGACTCCATACAGTGGAGATGCTCTATAGAAAACAACAATGTATTATTCAAGTAAATCCCTGCCATGATGAATTCCACCTTAGTCACCAGATAGTCATAACAATGTACGGAGGTACTCCAATGAACTCTGTACCTCTGTTTAACACACCCTCTCTGGTATCCCCCATACAGGGATGTCTCTCTCTGCGGGGTCCACCCCCCTCCACTCCCCTAAAATCACCCCCCAAACCTCACCTGCCCCTCGCCGGCGTAGCCACACACCCAACCCCAACAACCCCAACCCAGCCAACTACATGGTGCCCACCAGTGTGTCTGACCAGGGGGCCCACATCATCCAGAAGGAGACGGTGGGGGGGACCACCTATTTCTACACTGATAACACCCCCGCTCCCATGGCCGGGATGGTACGTTCCATTTAGTCTGCTCTTACTGACAGCATGACCTATTAGTTGTAAATACTCCATAAATAGGAAGTGCAGTCgttaaatgtgtttctgtgcagGTGTTTCCTACCTACCACATCTACCCCCCCACTGCTCCCCACGTGGCCTACATGCAGCCCAAAGCCAACGCCCCGTCCTTCTTCATGGCTGATGAGCTCCGACAGGTACGCccaccctctcttcctccacctgGTTCTTTCTGTCTGAAACACCCACTCTGTTTCCATTTCTGTTTGCCATGTCTCCATATtaaagtgtgtctgtctgtgttctaatCCTCCAATCTCCCTCTGTGCTGTGATGTCAGTGTTGATCGCTGATGTCATTTCCTGTGGTTCCCTCTAGGAGCTGATTAACAGACATCTGATTACCATGGCTCAGCTTGACCAGTCAGAGAACACAGGTAAAGCATCCCTTCCCTGATTGGCTCAACCGAGGTGGGGGCTGTTATTGGCGTTGTATTGATGGTATGGCCTCTGTCGATTTGGGGTTTCACTGCAGACTGAAAGTGAGAATCGCATCCTGAAACGTGTCGTTGTCTTTAGTATTCCTGACAGTTCACACACAAATAGTCACACTAGTTTGTTTGTAGAACATTCTCAAGTTGTTCAAGCGTCAAAACTTGTAACTTAAGATGCGTGCCAACTGATGTAGTTATTTTGGCTCTGTTTGTGTGCTGGTGTGTCGTCATGCCGTGTATCCCTGTCCCAGGTGTTCCATCTGAGGTGGACAGCTACCACAGCCTGTTTCCCCTGGAGCCTGTCCCCCCTCCCAACCGCCTGCAGAAGACCAGCAACTTCAGCTACATCACTTCCTGCTACAAGGCTGTCAACAGCAAGGACGACCTGCCGTACTGCCTGAGGAGGATACATGGTGAGTTGCTCGTATGACAcaagatgaacacacacacaattttaaATTATCATATATTTGGTATGGGATGTATTTTCTTTCAGCCTTTGAAAATAGAAGGAATCTTGAGTGGTCATCTTTGAATGTCTTGTGTGCGTCCAGGTTTCAGGCTGGTGAACACCAAGTGTATGATGCTGGTGGACATGTGGAAGAAGATCCAGCAGTCCAACTCTGTTACCCTGAGGGAGGTCTTCACCACCAAGGCCTTTGGTGATCACTGTGAgtcgtgtgtgtgggtggggcgGGTCTATGTCCCCCCCATGTTGTATGTGCGTTTGTGTATACATTGGTTTTTGTATGAGTCTGTTTGATCCTTAAGAAGCCCCATGATAACCTCCTGTTTCTCTCAGCGTTGGTGTTCTCCTATGACTTCCATGCGGGAGCAGAGACCATGTTCAGCAGGCACTTCAACGACCCTGCGGCAGACTCCTACTTCACCAAGAGGAAGTGGGGTGAGTCCCCCCCCACCCTTCCCTACTGAttccgacccccccccccccccccccccgtacttATGCCAACACACTCCCCTTCCGACGCACTTccgagttgttttgaatgcgTCATCAAATGGCAATGAAAGTCAGGCTTCATCAGCGTGTCACACGGCAGTATGCATTTCGATATCATACTCTTAATTGCttgaaacctgaatgttttcGTACATATTGAGGTATATCTTACCTTGCTATAAAGGATCCTATTACATAGGCCATTACTTTCTCGACAAGCTGGCCAATAGTATAGATTGATATAGTAGATTGACATGGGCTAGTGATTTTTCTGTTctttactcgtcttgttggctgaggaaaatgTACATGTGGGCAGTTGTTCTAACATGTTCAAAGTGACATCAGAATTGGATAAGAAGGACTGCACATCATTGCATTCTCCACTGGCATGTTCTGGTAATATGAATGACCAtattctaaatgtgatttctgtcattctgagcacagtgggtggacgccctaatcaggttacgcacccaatgcatTAGTCTGGTAAACCTtctcaaatgtccggtaaattaaaatgttGCTAGTCAAAATGTCTggcgccacattttcctaaccGAAACCAGTGCGCTTGCCAGTGTGGATGGTTTCTGTGTGAGGGTGGTGGGGAGGAGTGGGGTGTTCCAGCACTGACAGTTGTTGGTCTGTGTGACGGTAAGGGTATGTTGCTGTAGTCAGGGGAAGCTG
The window above is part of the Salvelinus namaycush isolate Seneca chromosome 7, SaNama_1.0, whole genome shotgun sequence genome. Proteins encoded here:
- the LOC120050978 gene encoding PAN2-PAN3 deadenylation complex subunit pan3-like isoform X1, giving the protein MNSGLPASAAPLGGVGIPCVKVKFCRYYAKDKTCFYGDECQFLHEEPSMASMSLHSGASPVPLSMSGGSVTYPLSAPPACPVGVPNVPKKGDSLGPAGTALEGQMLTIPGMESGSLSDANLTNSYFSSSFIGVNGFGSPAESKYSIMQRITNSSSSPSLLDDGAKNFSHSAHDLFHGTLAGGPGQSCGSMENSPWTTQSSFPLPLCPLPDPGNSPISSLFSDFGALSISQRRKGPNPTANEFIPKGVPRMATMVQSSGPAFPSPLFPHLGPSSSTALAPGMSLSAGSTPLHSPKITPQTSPAPRRRSHTPNPNNPNPANYMVPTSVSDQGAHIIQKETVGGTTYFYTDNTPAPMAGMVFPTYHIYPPTAPHVAYMQPKANAPSFFMADELRQELINRHLITMAQLDQSENTGVPSEVDSYHSLFPLEPVPPPNRLQKTSNFSYITSCYKAVNSKDDLPYCLRRIHGFRLVNTKCMMLVDMWKKIQQSNSVTLREVFTTKAFGDHSLVFSYDFHAGAETMFSRHFNDPAADSYFTKRKWGQHEPPPPRQHAGLLPESLIWAYIVQLSSALRTIHTAGLACRVMDPSKILITGKTRLRVNCVGVFDVLTFDNSQTNHVTLMPQYQQADLISLGKVVLALACNSLAGIQRENLQKAMELVSINYSSDLKNLILYLLTEQSRLRSVNDIMPMIGARFYTQLDASQMRNDVIEEDLAKEVQNGRLFRLLAKLGTINERPEFQKDHTWSETGDRYLLKLFRDHLFHQVTEAGTPWIDLSHIVSCLNKLDAGVPEKISLVSRDEKSVLVVTYSDLKRCFDNTFQELQQAAAGPL
- the LOC120050978 gene encoding PAN2-PAN3 deadenylation complex subunit pan3-like isoform X3, whose amino-acid sequence is MNSGLPASAAPLGGVGIPCVKVKFCRYYAKDKTCFYGDECQFLHEEPSMASMSLHSGASPVPLSMSGGSVTYPLSAPPACPVGVPNVPKKGDSLGPAGTALEGQMLTIPGMESGSLSDANLTNSYFSSSFIGVNGFGSPAESKYSIMQRITNSSSSPSLLDDGAKNFSHSAHDLFHGTLAGGPGQSCGSMENSPWTTQSSFPLPLCPLPDPGNSPISSLFSDFGALSISQRRKGPNPTANEFIPKGVPRMATMVQSSGPAFPSPLFPHLGPSSSTALAPGMSLSAGSTPLHSPKITPQTSPAPRRRSHTPNPNNPNPANYMVPTSVSDQGAHIIQKETVGGTTYFYTDNTPAPMAGMVFPTYHIYPPTAPHVAYMQPKANAPSFFMADELRQELINRHLITMAQLDQSENTGVPSEVDSYHSLFPLEPVPPPNRLQKTSNFSYITSCYKAVNSKDDLPYCLRRIHGFRLVNTKCMMLVDMWKKIQQSNSVTLREVFTTKAFGDHSLVFSYDFHAGAETMFSRHFNDPAADSYFTKRKWGQHEPPPPRQHAGLLPESLIWAYIVQLSSALRTIHTAGLACRVMDPSKILITGKTRLRVNCVGVFDVLTFDNSQTNHVTLMPQYQQADLISLGKVVLALACSVFC
- the LOC120050978 gene encoding PAN2-PAN3 deadenylation complex subunit pan3-like isoform X2; protein product: MNSGLPASAAPLGGVGIPCVKVKFCRYYAKDKTCFYGDECQFLHEEPSMASMSLHSGASPVPLSMSGGSVTYPLSAPPACPVGVPNVPKKGDSLGPAGTALEGQMLTIPGMESGSLSDANLTNSYFSSSFIGVNGFGSPAESKYSIMQRITNSSSSPSLLDDGAKNFSHSAHDPGNSPISSLFSDFGALSISQRRKGPNPTANEFIPKGVPRMATMVQSSGPAFPSPLFPHLGPSSSTALAPGMSLSAGSTPLHSPKITPQTSPAPRRRSHTPNPNNPNPANYMVPTSVSDQGAHIIQKETVGGTTYFYTDNTPAPMAGMVFPTYHIYPPTAPHVAYMQPKANAPSFFMADELRQELINRHLITMAQLDQSENTGVPSEVDSYHSLFPLEPVPPPNRLQKTSNFSYITSCYKAVNSKDDLPYCLRRIHGFRLVNTKCMMLVDMWKKIQQSNSVTLREVFTTKAFGDHSLVFSYDFHAGAETMFSRHFNDPAADSYFTKRKWGQHEPPPPRQHAGLLPESLIWAYIVQLSSALRTIHTAGLACRVMDPSKILITGKTRLRVNCVGVFDVLTFDNSQTNHVTLMPQYQQADLISLGKVVLALACNSLAGIQRENLQKAMELVSINYSSDLKNLILYLLTEQSRLRSVNDIMPMIGARFYTQLDASQMRNDVIEEDLAKEVQNGRLFRLLAKLGTINERPEFQKDHTWSETGDRYLLKLFRDHLFHQVTEAGTPWIDLSHIVSCLNKLDAGVPEKISLVSRDEKSVLVVTYSDLKRCFDNTFQELQQAAAGPL